The proteins below come from a single Mycolicibacterium sp. TY81 genomic window:
- a CDS encoding ABC transporter ATP-binding protein, whose amino-acid sequence MIDSVDDDLLIEFSGVTLRRGGATLVGPIDWSVELDERWVVLGPNGAGKTSLLRMAAAVEHPSTGTAFVLGERLGRTDMSELRSRIGLSSSALAQRIPDDEVVRDLVVSAGYAVLGRWREQYDDVDYNRALDTLESIGAEHLADRRYGTLSEGERKRVLIARSLMTDPELLLLDEPAAGLDLGGREELVARLADLAADADAPASVLVTHHVEEIPEGFTHCLLLSEGRAIASGLLPDVLTSENLSQAFGQSIALEYIDGRYFARRTRSRAAHRRRI is encoded by the coding sequence TTGATCGACTCCGTCGACGACGACCTGTTGATCGAATTCTCGGGCGTCACGCTGCGCCGCGGCGGTGCCACCCTGGTCGGCCCGATCGATTGGTCGGTGGAACTCGATGAGCGGTGGGTCGTTCTCGGTCCCAACGGCGCGGGCAAGACGTCGCTGCTGCGCATGGCCGCCGCCGTCGAGCATCCGTCGACGGGCACGGCGTTCGTGCTCGGCGAGCGGCTGGGCCGCACCGACATGTCCGAGCTGCGGTCGCGGATCGGGCTCAGCAGTTCGGCACTGGCGCAGCGGATACCCGACGACGAAGTGGTGCGCGACCTGGTGGTCTCCGCCGGTTATGCCGTGCTGGGCCGGTGGCGCGAACAGTACGACGACGTCGACTACAACCGGGCGCTGGACACGTTGGAGAGCATCGGCGCCGAACACCTCGCCGACCGTCGCTACGGCACCCTGTCCGAGGGTGAGCGCAAGCGGGTGCTGATCGCGCGGTCGCTGATGACCGACCCGGAGCTGCTGCTGCTCGACGAGCCGGCGGCCGGACTGGACCTCGGCGGGCGGGAAGAACTCGTGGCCCGGCTGGCTGATCTGGCCGCCGACGCCGACGCACCCGCCTCTGTGCTGGTCACCCACCATGTCGAGGAAATCCCGGAGGGCTTCACGCACTGCCTGCTGCTCTCCGAGGGGCGGGCGATCGCTTCCGGGCTGCTGCCCGACGTGCTCACGTCCGAGAATCTCTCCCAGGCCTTCGGTCAGTCGATCGCCCTGGAGTACATCGACGGGCGGTACTTCGCCCGTCGTACCCGCAGTCGCGCGGCGCACAGGAGGCGTATATGA
- a CDS encoding YitT family protein yields MAAGKRVSGTGLAIRSVLLLAGLSGYGLSMALFVRAGLGLDPWDVFHQGLAKHTGLTIGGATALVGVVVLLGWIPLRNRPGVGTVANVIVISVVVDAALMVLPQPATLPVRTAMMVGAVVLNAVSTVMYIGAGMGPGPRDGLMTGLVARTGWSVRLVRTGIEVTVLATGWLFGGTVGVGTVVYALGIGPLVQLVLRCTPSRWLAASGWAHVVGDRAAEPAVATMSECPAPSTTTS; encoded by the coding sequence ATGGCAGCGGGCAAACGCGTCAGCGGGACCGGCCTGGCAATCCGCTCGGTGCTGCTGCTGGCGGGGCTGAGCGGCTACGGCCTGTCGATGGCACTGTTCGTGCGGGCCGGCCTGGGCCTGGACCCGTGGGACGTCTTCCATCAGGGCCTGGCCAAGCACACCGGGCTGACCATCGGCGGCGCCACGGCGCTCGTCGGCGTCGTGGTGCTGCTGGGCTGGATCCCGCTGCGGAACCGGCCGGGCGTCGGCACCGTCGCGAACGTCATCGTCATCTCCGTCGTGGTCGACGCCGCCCTGATGGTGCTGCCGCAGCCGGCGACGCTGCCGGTGCGCACGGCGATGATGGTCGGCGCCGTGGTGCTCAACGCCGTGAGCACAGTGATGTACATCGGTGCCGGGATGGGGCCGGGGCCACGCGACGGACTGATGACCGGGCTGGTGGCCCGGACCGGATGGTCGGTGCGGCTGGTCCGCACCGGCATCGAGGTGACGGTGCTGGCCACCGGCTGGCTCTTCGGCGGCACCGTCGGCGTCGGAACCGTCGTGTACGCCTTGGGGATTGGGCCGCTGGTGCAACTGGTGCTGCGGTGCACCCCGAGCCGCTGGCTCGCGGCCAGTGGATGGGCGCACGTGGTGGGGGACCGGGCAGCCGAACCGGCCGTGGCTACGATGAGCGAGTGCCCGGCGCCCTCAACGACAACCTCGTAA
- a CDS encoding class I SAM-dependent methyltransferase, with protein MTSTDQTSEVAAADAAAKVSEVVDQAPNPHATAEQVEAARHDTKLAQILYHDWEAESYDDKWSISYDQRCIDYARGRFDAIVPDEVQRQLPYDRALELGCGTGFFLLNLIQAGVARRGSVTDLSPGMVKVATRNGKALGLDIDGRVADAEGIPYEDNTFDLVVGHAVLHHIPDVELSLREVVRVLKPGGRFIFAGEPTTVGNFYARRLADLTWKTTVAAMKLPGLASWRRPQEELDENSRAAALEWIVDLHTFEPADLERMATNAGAVEVATASEEFTAAMLGWPVRTFESTVPPGKLGWGWAKFAFGGWTSLSWFDANVWRHIVPKGWFYNVMITGVKPS; from the coding sequence ATGACGAGTACCGACCAGACGTCCGAGGTCGCCGCAGCCGACGCTGCCGCCAAGGTATCCGAGGTAGTTGACCAGGCACCCAACCCGCATGCGACGGCCGAGCAGGTCGAGGCGGCCCGCCACGACACCAAGCTGGCGCAGATCCTGTACCACGACTGGGAAGCCGAGAGCTACGACGACAAGTGGTCGATCTCGTACGACCAGCGGTGCATCGACTACGCCCGCGGTCGCTTCGACGCCATCGTGCCCGACGAGGTCCAGCGCCAGCTGCCGTATGACCGCGCCCTCGAGCTCGGCTGCGGCACCGGCTTCTTCCTGCTGAACCTGATCCAGGCCGGCGTCGCGCGCCGCGGCTCGGTCACCGACCTGTCCCCGGGCATGGTCAAGGTGGCCACCCGCAACGGCAAGGCCCTCGGTCTGGACATCGACGGCCGTGTCGCCGACGCGGAGGGAATTCCCTACGAGGACAACACCTTCGACCTCGTCGTCGGACACGCGGTGCTGCACCACATCCCCGATGTGGAGCTGTCGCTGCGCGAGGTCGTCCGCGTGCTCAAGCCGGGCGGCCGGTTCATCTTCGCCGGCGAGCCCACCACCGTCGGCAACTTCTACGCCCGTCGCCTGGCCGACCTGACCTGGAAGACCACCGTCGCGGCCATGAAGCTGCCGGGCCTGGCGTCCTGGCGCCGGCCGCAGGAGGAGCTCGACGAGAACTCGCGCGCCGCCGCGCTCGAATGGATCGTCGACCTGCACACCTTCGAGCCCGCCGACCTGGAGCGCATGGCGACCAACGCCGGTGCGGTCGAAGTCGCCACCGCCAGTGAGGAATTCACCGCCGCCATGCTGGGCTGGCCGGTGCGGACCTTCGAGTCGACGGTGCCCCCGGGCAAGCTCGGCTGGGGCTGGGCCAAGTTCGCCTTCGGCGGCTGGACCTCGCTCAGCTGGTTCGACGCCAACGTGTGGCGCCACATCGTGCCGAAGGGCTGGTTCTACAACGTCATGATCACCGGGGTCAAGCCGTCCTGA
- a CDS encoding iron-siderophore ABC transporter substrate-binding protein yields the protein MQFPTPRTRLSSASAAVLTALCATAATVLTGCSGHTSEPQAANSAPITSTTRIATAGVLGNQRRPDDSCAPTPAALDEGPPTRQVHHAAGATDVNADPQRIVVLSGTALDALCALGLQGRVVAAATPTDSSGQTSYLGTVIHNVPAAGTRGAPDMAAVKAANPDLIIGSQVSATSDTYGALSAIAPTVLTGPSGAAWQDDLRMVGAATGRGAAAGALVDGFNADATRVGGQNDASHFQVSVVQLTEGTLRIFGANNFPGSVLARIGADRPAPQRFTDKPYREIDISKLGPGTDFSAADGDIVYLTFESPAAKDKATALLDGPAWKKLAATRDNRVFVVNNEVWQTGQGIVAARGMLDDLHWLNAPIN from the coding sequence GTGCAGTTTCCGACTCCCCGTACCCGGCTGTCCAGCGCCAGCGCGGCGGTTCTGACCGCCCTGTGCGCGACGGCCGCGACCGTCCTGACGGGCTGTTCGGGACACACCAGCGAACCTCAGGCAGCGAACTCGGCGCCCATCACCAGCACCACCCGGATCGCCACCGCGGGCGTGCTGGGCAACCAGCGCCGGCCCGACGATTCGTGCGCGCCCACCCCGGCAGCGCTCGACGAGGGTCCCCCGACCCGCCAGGTGCACCACGCCGCCGGCGCCACCGACGTCAACGCCGACCCGCAGCGCATCGTCGTGCTCTCGGGCACGGCACTCGATGCGCTGTGCGCGCTGGGCCTGCAGGGCCGTGTGGTCGCCGCGGCGACCCCGACGGATTCGTCGGGCCAGACGTCATACCTGGGCACCGTCATCCACAACGTGCCGGCGGCCGGCACCCGCGGTGCCCCCGACATGGCCGCGGTCAAGGCCGCCAACCCCGACCTGATCATCGGCTCGCAGGTGTCGGCCACATCGGACACCTACGGCGCGTTGTCGGCGATCGCGCCGACGGTGCTCACCGGGCCGTCGGGCGCGGCCTGGCAGGACGATCTGCGGATGGTCGGGGCGGCGACCGGTCGCGGCGCCGCCGCGGGCGCACTGGTCGACGGGTTCAACGCCGACGCCACCAGGGTCGGCGGCCAGAACGACGCCTCGCATTTCCAGGTGTCGGTGGTGCAGCTGACCGAGGGCACCCTGCGAATCTTCGGCGCCAACAACTTCCCGGGTAGCGTGCTGGCCCGGATCGGCGCGGATCGCCCTGCGCCGCAACGATTCACCGACAAGCCCTACCGCGAGATCGACATCTCGAAGCTGGGACCCGGCACCGATTTCTCGGCGGCCGACGGTGACATCGTCTACCTGACGTTCGAGTCACCGGCGGCCAAGGACAAGGCGACCGCGTTGCTCGACGGCCCGGCGTGGAAGAAGCTCGCCGCCACCCGCGACAACCGGGTGTTCGTGGTGAACAACGAGGTGTGGCAGACCGGTCAGGGCATCGTGGCGGCCCGCGGCATGCTCGACGACCTGCACTGGCTCAACGCGCCCATCAACTAG
- a CDS encoding NUDIX hydrolase has translation MTELDPLHPRPAATVMLVRDGAPGIEVFLMRRTMSMAFAGGMTVFPGGGVDERDRDADIAWTGPDRTWWAEKFGVDPVLAGALVCAAARETFEESGVLFAGPADDPDGIVSDATVYHESRAALESRELSFGEFLAREKLVLRADLLWPWANWITPKEERTRRYDTFFFVGALPAGQRADGNNTESDHVAWRTPTAALEEFAAGHSFLLPPTWTQLSSLDGRTVGELLKDERKIEPIEPVLTMGEGTWDIEFFDAERYKAARAGRAQ, from the coding sequence ATGACCGAACTCGACCCCCTGCATCCCAGGCCGGCCGCGACCGTGATGCTGGTGCGCGACGGCGCGCCCGGCATCGAGGTCTTCCTCATGCGCCGCACCATGTCGATGGCCTTCGCCGGCGGCATGACGGTGTTTCCCGGCGGTGGGGTCGACGAGCGCGACCGCGACGCCGACATCGCCTGGACCGGACCCGACCGCACCTGGTGGGCCGAGAAGTTCGGCGTCGACCCGGTGCTGGCCGGCGCGCTGGTGTGCGCCGCCGCCCGCGAGACCTTCGAGGAATCCGGCGTGCTGTTCGCCGGGCCGGCCGACGATCCGGACGGCATCGTCTCCGACGCGACCGTCTACCACGAATCGCGCGCCGCGCTGGAAAGCCGTGAGCTGTCGTTCGGGGAGTTCCTGGCCCGCGAGAAGCTGGTGCTGCGCGCCGATCTGCTGTGGCCGTGGGCCAACTGGATCACCCCCAAAGAGGAACGCACCCGTCGCTACGACACGTTCTTCTTCGTCGGCGCCCTGCCGGCCGGCCAGCGCGCCGACGGCAACAACACCGAGAGCGACCACGTCGCCTGGCGTACGCCCACGGCCGCGCTGGAGGAGTTCGCGGCCGGACATTCGTTCCTGCTGCCGCCCACGTGGACGCAACTGAGCTCACTGGACGGCCGGACGGTCGGCGAGCTGCTCAAGGACGAACGGAAGATCGAGCCGATCGAACCGGTGCTCACCATGGGCGAGGGGACGTGGGACATCGAGTTCTTCGATGCCGAGCGGTACAAGGCGGCGCGCGCCGGTAGGGCGCAGTGA
- the serB gene encoding phosphoserine phosphatase SerB encodes MTQESNSHGSVLITVTGLDQPGVTSTLFGVLSRHNVELLNVEQVVIRGRLTLGVLVAVPADVAGDVLRADVQQAISELGLDVAIDSSDDQPVLTEPSTHTIVVLGRPITAEAFTVVAREVAALGVNIDFIRGVSDYPVTGLELRVSVPPVGGAYAQLQTALARVAVDEGVDIALEDYSLARRAKRLIVFDVDSTLIQGEVIEMLAARAGAEAKVAAITEAAMRGELDFEESLRERVATLAGLPAEVVDEVADQIELTPGARTTLRTLRRLGYHCGVVSGGFRQVIEPLAEELMLDFVAANHLEIVDGKLTGRVTGPIVDRPGKAKALRDFANQAGVPMEQTVAVGDGANDIDMLSAAGLGVAFNAKPALREVADASLSHPYLDTVLFILGITRGEIEAADAVDGVVRRVDIP; translated from the coding sequence ATGACGCAGGAAAGCAATTCACACGGGTCGGTGCTGATCACCGTCACCGGACTCGACCAGCCGGGCGTGACGTCGACGCTGTTCGGCGTGCTGTCGCGGCACAACGTCGAGCTGTTGAACGTCGAGCAGGTGGTCATCCGTGGCCGCCTGACGCTCGGCGTGCTGGTCGCGGTGCCTGCCGACGTGGCCGGCGACGTGCTGCGCGCCGATGTGCAGCAGGCCATCAGCGAGCTGGGGCTCGATGTCGCGATCGACAGCAGTGACGACCAGCCCGTCCTGACGGAGCCGTCGACCCACACCATCGTCGTGCTGGGCCGGCCCATCACCGCCGAGGCCTTCACCGTCGTCGCCCGCGAGGTGGCGGCGCTCGGGGTCAACATCGACTTCATCCGCGGTGTCTCCGACTACCCGGTGACGGGTCTGGAACTGCGGGTGTCGGTGCCCCCGGTGGGCGGGGCCTACGCGCAGCTGCAGACCGCGCTGGCCCGCGTCGCGGTCGACGAGGGTGTCGACATCGCCCTCGAGGACTACAGCCTGGCCCGGCGGGCCAAGCGCCTCATCGTGTTCGACGTCGACTCGACACTGATCCAGGGCGAGGTCATCGAGATGCTGGCGGCGCGCGCCGGCGCCGAGGCCAAGGTCGCGGCCATCACCGAGGCCGCCATGCGCGGCGAACTGGACTTCGAGGAGTCGCTGCGGGAGCGGGTGGCCACGCTCGCCGGCCTGCCGGCCGAGGTGGTCGACGAGGTCGCCGACCAGATCGAGCTGACCCCGGGCGCCCGGACCACGCTGCGTACGCTGCGCCGGCTGGGTTACCACTGCGGTGTGGTGTCGGGCGGGTTCCGCCAGGTGATCGAGCCGCTGGCCGAGGAGCTGATGCTCGACTTCGTGGCGGCCAACCACCTCGAGATCGTCGACGGCAAGCTGACCGGCCGGGTGACCGGCCCGATCGTCGACCGTCCGGGCAAGGCCAAGGCGCTGCGGGACTTCGCCAACCAGGCCGGTGTGCCAATGGAGCAGACGGTCGCGGTCGGCGACGGCGCCAACGACATCGACATGCTGTCGGCGGCCGGCCTCGGCGTCGCGTTCAACGCCAAGCCCGCGCTGCGGGAGGTCGCCGACGCGTCGCTGAGCCACCCGTACCTGGATACCGTGCTGTTCATCCTCGGCATCACGCGTGGCGAGATCGAGGCTGCCGACGCGGTCGACGGTGTGGTGCGGCGGGTGGACATCCCGTAG
- a CDS encoding enoyl-CoA hydratase, with translation MTKREFAAEFVEIHVTDGIGTLLLARPPRNALTRQMCREVAAAAEELGQRSDVTAVIVYGGHEVFCTGDDDHETSTLDAAEARVAGAVCRAAVDAVAAIPRPTVAAVTGYALGSGLTLALAADWRISGDNVKVGSTEILSGRAPAEGAAARLAAAVGDSRAKDLVFSGRFAGADEAVALGLVDQLVAPDHVYDEAHKWARRFLDSSPEALATAKAAFAVR, from the coding sequence ATGACCAAGCGTGAGTTCGCCGCGGAATTCGTCGAAATCCACGTCACCGACGGCATCGGGACCCTGCTGCTGGCCCGGCCGCCGCGCAATGCGCTGACCCGCCAGATGTGCCGGGAGGTCGCCGCAGCCGCCGAGGAGCTGGGCCAGCGGTCCGACGTCACCGCCGTCATCGTGTACGGCGGCCACGAGGTCTTCTGCACCGGTGACGACGACCACGAGACCAGCACCCTCGATGCGGCCGAGGCCCGCGTCGCGGGCGCGGTGTGCCGCGCCGCGGTCGACGCTGTCGCCGCCATTCCGCGGCCCACCGTCGCGGCCGTCACCGGCTACGCGCTGGGCAGTGGCCTGACGCTGGCGCTCGCGGCCGACTGGCGCATCAGCGGCGACAACGTGAAGGTCGGGTCGACCGAGATCCTGTCGGGCCGGGCACCGGCCGAGGGTGCCGCGGCGCGGTTGGCCGCGGCCGTCGGCGACAGCCGGGCCAAGGACCTGGTGTTCAGTGGCCGGTTCGCCGGTGCCGATGAAGCCGTGGCCCTGGGTCTGGTCGACCAACTCGTGGCGCCCGACCACGTCTACGACGAAGCGCACAAGTGGGCGCGCAGGTTCCTCGACTCGTCGCCCGAGGCGCTGGCCACAGCAAAGGCGGCGTTCGCGGTTCGCTGA
- the ctaD gene encoding cytochrome c oxidase subunit I — translation MVAEAPPIGELEARRPFPERMGPKGNLIYKLVTTTDHKLIGIMYCVVCFVFFFIGGLMALFMRTELAMPGLQFLSNEQFNQLFTMHGTVMLLFYATPIVFGFANLVLPLQIGAPDVAFPRLNAFSFWLFLFGAMIAIAGFITPGGAADFGWTAYSPLTDAIHSPGAGGDLWIVGLAVGGLGTILGAVNMVTTVVCMRCPGMTMFRMPIFTWNILVTSILVLLAFPLLTAALFGLAADRHLGAHIYDPANGGVLLWQHLFWFFGHPEVYIIALPFFGIVSEIFPVFSRKPIFGYTTLIYATLGIAALSVAVWAHHMYATGAVLLPFFSFMTFLIAVPTGIKFFNWIGTMWKGQLTFETPMLFSVGFLITFLLGGLSGVLLASPPLDFHVTDSYFVIAHFHYVLFGTIVFATYAGIYFWFPKMTGRLLDERLGKLHFWLTFIGFHTTFLVQHWVGDEGMPRRYADYLPTDGFTTLNVISTIGAFILGLSTLPFVWNVFKSWRYGEPVVVDDPWGYGNSLEWATSCPPPRHNFTELPRIRSERPAFELHYPHMVERMRAEAHIGRSHH, via the coding sequence TTGGTAGCCGAAGCGCCCCCAATCGGAGAACTCGAGGCTCGTCGCCCGTTCCCGGAGCGTATGGGCCCCAAGGGCAACCTGATCTACAAGCTGGTGACCACGACCGATCACAAGCTGATCGGCATCATGTACTGCGTCGTCTGCTTCGTGTTCTTCTTCATCGGTGGCTTGATGGCGCTGTTCATGCGCACCGAGCTGGCCATGCCGGGACTGCAGTTCCTGAGCAACGAGCAGTTCAACCAGCTGTTCACCATGCACGGCACGGTGATGCTGCTGTTCTACGCCACCCCGATCGTGTTCGGCTTCGCCAACCTGGTGCTGCCGCTGCAGATCGGCGCCCCCGACGTGGCGTTCCCGCGGCTGAACGCCTTCTCGTTCTGGCTGTTCCTGTTCGGCGCCATGATCGCCATCGCCGGCTTCATCACCCCCGGTGGTGCCGCTGACTTCGGCTGGACCGCCTACTCGCCGCTGACCGACGCGATCCACTCGCCCGGTGCCGGTGGCGACCTGTGGATCGTCGGCCTGGCCGTCGGTGGTCTGGGCACCATCCTGGGTGCCGTCAACATGGTCACCACCGTGGTCTGCATGCGCTGCCCCGGCATGACCATGTTCCGCATGCCGATCTTCACCTGGAACATCCTGGTGACCTCGATCCTCGTGCTGCTGGCCTTCCCGCTGCTGACCGCCGCGCTGTTCGGCCTGGCCGCTGACCGCCACCTGGGCGCGCACATCTACGACCCCGCCAACGGCGGCGTCCTGCTGTGGCAGCACCTGTTCTGGTTCTTCGGCCACCCCGAGGTGTACATCATCGCGCTGCCGTTCTTCGGCATCGTCTCCGAGATCTTCCCGGTGTTCAGCCGCAAGCCGATCTTCGGTTACACCACCCTGATCTACGCGACGCTCGGTATCGCCGCCCTGTCGGTCGCCGTGTGGGCGCACCACATGTACGCCACCGGCGCCGTGCTGCTGCCGTTCTTCTCCTTCATGACGTTCCTGATCGCGGTCCCGACCGGTATCAAGTTCTTCAACTGGATCGGCACGATGTGGAAGGGGCAGTTGACCTTTGAGACGCCGATGCTGTTCTCGGTGGGCTTCCTGATCACGTTCCTGCTCGGTGGTCTGTCGGGTGTGTTGCTGGCCAGCCCGCCGCTGGATTTCCATGTGACGGACAGCTACTTCGTGATCGCGCACTTCCACTACGTGCTCTTCGGCACCATCGTGTTCGCCACCTACGCGGGCATCTACTTCTGGTTCCCGAAGATGACGGGCCGGCTGCTCGACGAGCGTCTGGGCAAGCTGCACTTCTGGCTGACCTTCATCGGCTTCCACACCACCTTCCTGGTCCAGCACTGGGTCGGTGACGAGGGCATGCCGCGTCGTTACGCCGACTACCTGCCCACCGACGGCTTCACCACGCTGAACGTGATCTCGACCATCGGTGCCTTCATCCTGGGCCTGTCCACGCTGCCCTTCGTGTGGAACGTGTTCAAGAGCTGGCGTTACGGCGAGCCCGTCGTGGTCGACGACCCGTGGGGCTACGGCAACTCCCTGGAGTGGGCCACCAGCTGCCCGCCGCCGCGGCACAACTTCACCGAGCTGCCCCGAATCCGTTCGGAGCGCCCCGCGTTCGAGCTGCACTACCCGCACATGGTCGAGCGGATGCGTGCCGAAGCGCACATCGGTCGATCGCACCACTAG
- a CDS encoding PLP-dependent aminotransferase family protein — MSIEMSARSLDEVLLARELGNWRTSSLSGPAYLGLADAIRLLIVDGRLPVGARYPSERALADALRVSRTTVTAAYAQLREDGYLNARRGARSTTALPPTALTASPAPIVRTGTLSLADAAPSAPAAATLEAFARAAQRVAPHLHDLGIELTGVAELRQAIAERYCARGLPTDPDEIMVTTGALHAINLVLATYARPGDRVLIEQPTYHGAISLIAASGARPVPVSMAEDGWELDAVQAAMRQLAPTLAYLIVDNHNPTGLSLPAAGRERLARIISETRTRTIIDETICDIWLDEPLAPPLASYLESRRDLVITVGSMSKSFWGGLRVGWIRAERSTLAASAAVRPTIDLGTAIVEQLASADLLRQADTVLPARRDMLRARRELVSSLLQEQLPDWTASPCHGGMSMWMRLPAPMSSALSAAASRMGLVIPAGPRFGVDGTLERFIRVPFTQPEERLHQSVAVLAQAWRSVTGAGTPDAHALVV, encoded by the coding sequence ATGTCGATCGAGATGTCAGCCAGATCACTTGACGAAGTCCTTCTGGCACGCGAATTGGGCAACTGGCGCACGTCCAGCCTCAGTGGTCCCGCCTATCTGGGCCTGGCGGACGCCATCCGCCTGCTCATCGTCGACGGCCGGCTCCCCGTCGGCGCCCGGTATCCCAGCGAACGCGCACTGGCCGACGCCCTACGCGTCTCCCGTACCACCGTCACCGCGGCCTATGCCCAGCTGCGCGAGGACGGCTACCTCAACGCCCGCCGCGGCGCCCGCAGCACCACGGCCCTGCCGCCCACGGCGCTCACGGCCAGTCCGGCACCCATCGTCAGAACCGGCACGCTGAGCCTGGCCGACGCCGCGCCCTCCGCGCCGGCGGCCGCCACCCTCGAGGCGTTCGCGCGCGCCGCCCAGCGCGTGGCGCCGCATCTGCACGACCTCGGCATCGAACTCACCGGCGTCGCCGAGCTTCGCCAGGCCATCGCCGAAAGATATTGCGCCAGAGGTCTTCCCACCGATCCGGACGAGATCATGGTGACCACCGGGGCGCTCCACGCGATCAATCTCGTGCTGGCCACCTACGCCCGCCCGGGCGACCGCGTGCTGATCGAGCAGCCGACGTACCACGGCGCCATCTCGCTCATCGCGGCCTCCGGCGCCCGGCCGGTGCCCGTCAGCATGGCCGAAGACGGCTGGGAACTGGATGCCGTGCAGGCCGCCATGCGGCAACTGGCCCCCACCCTGGCCTATCTGATCGTCGACAACCACAACCCGACCGGGCTGAGCCTGCCGGCCGCGGGGCGCGAGCGCCTCGCCCGCATCATCTCCGAGACCCGAACCCGCACCATCATCGACGAAACCATCTGCGACATCTGGCTGGACGAGCCGCTGGCGCCGCCGCTGGCCTCCTACCTGGAGAGCCGCCGCGACCTGGTGATCACCGTCGGCTCGATGTCGAAGTCGTTCTGGGGCGGCCTGCGGGTCGGCTGGATTCGCGCCGAACGGTCCACCCTGGCCGCCAGCGCCGCGGTGCGGCCGACCATCGACCTCGGCACCGCGATCGTCGAACAACTGGCGTCGGCCGATCTGCTCCGGCAGGCCGACACCGTCCTGCCCGCCCGTCGCGACATGTTGCGCGCCCGGCGTGAGCTGGTGAGTTCGCTTCTGCAGGAACAACTTCCGGACTGGACGGCCAGCCCGTGCCACGGCGGCATGTCGATGTGGATGCGGCTGCCCGCACCCATGAGTTCAGCGCTGTCCGCGGCGGCGTCCCGGATGGGCCTCGTCATCCCGGCCGGGCCGCGATTCGGGGTCGACGGCACGCTGGAGCGCTTCATCCGCGTGCCCTTCACCCAGCCCGAGGAGCGCCTGCACCAGTCGGTTGCGGTGCTTGCTCAGGCGTGGCGCAGCGTCACCGGCGCGGGTACGCCGGACGCGCACGCCCTCGTCGTCTGA
- a CDS encoding class I SAM-dependent methyltransferase, with product MSGYAFTLDDVAYLTGPGQEALAEVAARPLTDAHRVSDIAWARSRFGDRAAVLVETVLLRRRAVAKLAQLGDVTGWLFTDEALQQATAGAVAVHRARRLSGRLVHDATCSVGTELAALSNSADSASHLVGSDLDAVRLAMARHNVGDRALLCRADALRPITRDTVVVVDPARRSSGRRKFDPRDYAPPLDELLEVYQGRDLVVKCAPGVDFGQLAELGFSGEVQITSLAGSVREACLWSPGLAPSGVTRRATVLDKNGQVAEEFTDADPGDCPSGPAGRWIVDPDGAVVRAGLVRHYAARHGLWQLDPAIAYLSGDELPSGTRGFEVIEQIAYNEKRLRQALSAHGASAVEILVRGVDIDPDALRAKLKLQRSGAQLSVVITRIGAGAAARPTAFICRPSR from the coding sequence GTGAGCGGCTATGCCTTCACACTCGACGATGTCGCCTACCTGACCGGACCCGGTCAGGAGGCGCTCGCCGAGGTGGCCGCCCGGCCCCTGACCGATGCCCACCGGGTATCCGACATCGCCTGGGCGCGTTCGCGTTTCGGTGACCGTGCGGCGGTTCTGGTCGAGACCGTGCTGCTGCGGCGCCGGGCCGTCGCCAAACTGGCGCAGCTGGGCGACGTCACCGGCTGGCTGTTCACCGACGAGGCGCTGCAGCAGGCCACGGCCGGGGCTGTCGCCGTTCATCGGGCGCGGCGGTTGTCCGGCCGCCTCGTGCACGATGCGACGTGTTCCGTCGGGACAGAACTTGCCGCGCTGAGTAATTCGGCTGATTCGGCGTCGCATCTCGTCGGCAGCGACCTGGACGCGGTCCGGCTGGCCATGGCGCGGCACAACGTGGGCGACCGGGCGCTGCTGTGCCGCGCGGACGCGCTCCGCCCGATCACGCGGGACACCGTGGTGGTCGTCGACCCGGCGCGGCGCAGTTCGGGGCGCCGCAAGTTCGACCCCCGTGATTACGCCCCGCCGCTGGACGAGCTGCTCGAGGTCTACCAGGGCCGCGACCTGGTGGTGAAATGCGCTCCCGGCGTCGATTTCGGCCAACTGGCCGAGCTGGGATTCAGCGGCGAGGTGCAGATCACGTCGTTGGCCGGCAGCGTCCGGGAGGCCTGTCTGTGGTCACCGGGGCTGGCGCCATCCGGCGTTACGCGCCGGGCCACGGTGCTCGACAAGAACGGCCAGGTGGCCGAGGAATTCACCGATGCCGACCCCGGCGACTGTCCCTCGGGGCCCGCGGGGCGGTGGATCGTCGACCCCGACGGCGCGGTGGTGCGCGCCGGTCTGGTGCGCCACTATGCGGCGCGGCACGGCCTGTGGCAGCTCGACCCGGCGATCGCGTACCTGTCTGGCGACGAGTTGCCAAGCGGCACAAGGGGTTTCGAGGTCATCGAGCAGATCGCCTACAACGAGAAGCGGCTCCGGCAGGCGCTGTCCGCGCACGGGGCGTCGGCCGTCGAAATTCTGGTGCGCGGCGTCGACATCGACCCGGATGCGTTGCGCGCCAAGCTGAAGCTGCAGCGCTCGGGTGCGCAGCTCTCTGTGGTGATCACGCGCATCGGTGCGGGCGCCGCCGCCCGGCCGACGGCCTTCATTTGCCGGCCGTCGCGCTGA